ATAATAATCCATTACTACAATGGAATTAAATCCTCATGAAAGCACATAATATCGTTGGATAACACATCTTACAGGAGAAATTAACATTGATATAACTCAAATATGACATATACATTGAAGGAAGGAGGGAAGGAACATGAGCCGGCTTAGGTGGGGAATACAGCTAGACCAAGCTCGGGTCTAGAAATCTAAATAAGATTCGCATATCAGAAGACCTACAGCTCCTCAATAAGGAGTGAATCAGCACATTGACCAGGGCAACATAACTATATTTATGGAGCCTATCAAGCAGGAAGATGCAATATAAATCAAGTTTAACCCATGCCAAGTTGTCAATATACAAATAATGAGCAGAGGATACGTCTAAGCATTTAAACTTGTCATCATCACATGCTAATTTCTAATGTTAATCAACCGATGTATGACGGCAACAGTGAATCCAAATGTTTTGCAACCtaaacttggaaaggaatttgATGCCTCTGACAATTTACAAGGGCATAAAGAATGCATGAAAGAAAACCTTACTGTCATATTGAAAAATTGCCGGCAACAGGATGAAACAACAGCCAGATAATATTAATGCCGTTGTAAATGGATGGAGGCAGGCAGTCTGTTTATCATGTGATGTGGCTCTGAACCCTTTTCTGGAAGTTCTGCCGAAGCATTTAGGAGAACGTAATGTTTATGCACCCACAACACCTGAAATCCATGGCACAACCACAGGGGCATTGGAATGATCGGTCCTGTATGACTCTGAATACTTGTCTTTAAAGTTCACCCGAGGTTCTACAGCCTGCATTTGACAAAATAAGTAGCTTGCTCATTAGGGGAAAAGTAAAAGGAAGGTGCAAATGTCAGCTGAAGGATCTTTCGCAAAACATGCATCATAAATAGGCATGTTAAATGAAAAAGCCAGACAAACTCAGATATTTGATTTCGTCTTATCCAGATCGATTGGTTTGATTAGGTTCAGAAAATTAGGAACCGAACAACTTCAAGTTCAGTTTGGTTCTTAGTTAAAATATATTATCCTAAACCAAATTAAAATGACAATTTAAAGAAAGTGAAAAGTGGGAGTCTTGGATCAGAGTTCAAGTTATGGAATAACAGCCTCTGTATTCACACTATAAGAATACAGACACCGGTCTCTCCCTAGAACACGTAGTGCAGGAGCCTATATATATAGAGCtcatagaaaaatatattttattctcaTAAATATATCACGATACCCTTTATTCTTATGAATCTTATGCACATATGATAGAATAGATGAACCTCACTCCTGACTTGACTCAACCCTTCCATTTTGTATTGATATTGTTCAACCATATTAAAGTACTTGACAAATTTAAACATTGTTCAATGATATCAATTTCAACATCCTAATCTCCATGATGCTAGCTTTTGCACATGTTTTCTAACTGTCCAATATTTGAAAATATGAAACAAGTTTGAAGTTCTAAACTATAACATAATAGTTAACAATATTTAAAACAGAAACAAACCAGTGAAATACGGTTGACTTTGAGTTGACTGCTTCGGTTTGGAAAATGCACCATGTACATTAATAAAAAATAGGTCAACTAAATAAGAACAATCTCAAATCTTCAATCAAATTGTAGGTTATTCTTACCTGCGGTGACCTGTACTACAAACTATGACACCTAAATTTTACCAGACTTAAACCAATCGTTTGTTTTGTGTTTGGAAAAGAGATTGGCCTCAAGCCTTCTCTTATTTCTTGCATGCTGATATTCAGAGCACAGAGTGTATCTATTCTCTATCCtttttcttttggaaaaaaaaaaaaaatcatccttgACAGTATGGTTGGTTCAGCTTAAGTTGTTGTGAAGAGTCCAATATTAGTGAAAAGGCAGGTCTTCCAAAGCAAAACGAAAGATTTGATGTAAAACGTATGAGAAGTCTGGTTAaaagatgaaaactagaataaaaAGTGGCTCAAGTATTAATTTACTCAGTTGCACATTTACTGTATACTAAAGAAAAACAGAAGTAAAGAAGATTATGGTCTTGAGGTTTTTACAAAACCATATGATAGAAGACTTATCTCCACAAAGATAATATGCAAATTAGTAATAGTATGTATATTCTACTGAGAGAAAAAAAGTTGAAAGAAAATTTTTGTGATACCATTGACTCGTCTTGTGAGGGATATCAGTGATAATGTGTATAGTGTACAAGTCATTACCCATCCCACAAGAACTTGACAaatatggtattaaaacattaagAACCCCTCATGTATTGCCTACATTTGGGACCTAAAAAAATGACAGAGAACTCTGGATGGTGCAAGGAGTGCAGATCTGAAGGAGATTGTGATATAAACTAGTTAGTCACATGTCATGGAAATTTAttggttggttagaagtagaaacCAATGTAGATTCTTAGATATCAAATCTTGACAAAGATATTAATCTTTGACTGGAGGGGATTATGACAATAGTCTCACGTCAAGAGGATAAGAATGATTAAAGTGGCAGAGAGTAAGCAATTGGCTTATTACAATATACTTGGACTAagcatttgaatacatggttaaacATAGTTATTTTATGGAAGTAACTAGAGTAGCAAGGACATTCAATGAATACTACTTGGCTCAATCATGTTTCATGTGACGTCCAGTGTAAGCGTAATAAGTAAATGACCATCAGTAACGTACTGCATATATAACATTCTAATATGAATTTACAGGTTATACAGGTGCATAAACTCTCCATGACATTAGGGGGTCTAAAGCATGGAAAAACACTAATCATCAATGAACAATAGGCATGGGTTGTTTTACAAAAGTTGCGTAAAAAAAATCCAATAAGCATGCAATAGTAAATAGCCAATGACATCTTACATCTCAGATATAGACAAAATtcccaatttttttatttcccaaACCTTAAAAAGCTTTGTAATGTTGAACTACATTCCTATCTGGTGTATACCATGGCATAACTTTGgtatttattttatcttatatcCTTAAGAAATGATTCCTCTTCGGATTCAACTGTTGAACTAACTCAAAACAGCAAGAAGTGAGACAAGTTTACATTTCAGTGGAGGAGGAAAAATATGAAGTTCTTCAACAAATTACAGTGGCTAATACAGTAGAAACTAATCATGCTTTACCTGCTTTAGCCAGCACTCTTGATGTTTGTGTTCGTATATATCAGGTGAATAGCACCCATACTCTGATGGACAGTAAACCCATATGTTGCACTTCATTTGCCCTGGCTTTGCACGATTGGCCTGGTCTAAGCAAGCCTGGCAACAATCAGCAGCACTTTCTTTATGGTGGGTAAGACCCCATCTAACAGCAGTCCCATCATAATCAGTATGAGGCTCAGCATGGCATTCCGGAGGCAGTGGTCGACCAGGGATAATCTCTTCTGCAGGAAGGAGCATCTCAAATTAGATGCACTTAAATGCAATATGAAACAATAGTCTATACAGCAAAACTTGAAAGCAGTGTATGACTACTATCAGCtcatcaaattttgcagaatttaCTACAGAATAGCACAAGCAGATGACCAACAAAGCTGAAGATAACTGCAAAGGGAAACAAAATTACAAATGATTTTAGGAAGCAATCAATATTACCAGGATCCTGCTCATTTTCAGGTTTATCATTGTGTTCACTGTTGACAACATCAGCTGGCGTCCAGAGTCCAATCTCTTCCATTAATATTGGCCATTTAGACTCCAATGCTCGTTTCAACATCTCTACAAACAGCAATTCTATAATTTATAAACAATTATATGAAGTGCATTGGCATCCAAAAGAGACAACATACTTGCTTCTTGATAAGGGATACTTGAATTTGATCTTGTACGTGTTGCCCGTTTAACCTCTTCAAGTTTCTCAACACGCCATAATTCTGCTGCATCTGCTTATAGTGTCTGTGTTAAACTAAAATCATGTGTGAAACATAGACTAGCATTATTTAAAAGTCTCCGAGCTAAATTGTATATTCGGATATATCACTAGTGGTCATGCATAGTTCTTCAACAAGCTAGTCTAACCTAGGCAGTACAAGAAACTAACATTTAGGATAATCTTTGACATTCTTCCATTCTCAGGTCCTATGGTCGAATATGTTTCCTTTATAGAAAAGTTCATGTCTCATGTAGGAAGAAATTAAGAATATTTAGAAGATGCAAACAATCAGATTAAGTGTAGCACAGCCACAATTCCCCAATGATTAGTTGAATGAGGAGATGCCAGTGAGAGCACAATGAAGGAAAACAAGTGCATATTTGATTCTAATCAAATATGACTAGATCTGCATTATTATGCTACACAGACaagaaaatctctcacaaaattCAAATTTTTAGACCCATATCACTGTGTGTTTCTACACGAGCAATATCAGATTTAATTCTGGTAGTCTTCTAAGGGCAATCATGTGATTTCCATTCAAATAACACATCTTGTATTCATTTACAAACGGGTTAGGGATCTTGGGTTTATTATTCAAGGAAAGGGGAAAATAAAGGAGATGTAACTTAAACACCTAATGCACATCGAAAGGGCCATCCAGGCATTGTGTAAATTTTGTAACCTTtaagatcaaaagaaaaatcataaaacACGGATATATGTCCAGCTATATATTATGTGACAATGCTAGATAGTAAAGAAACAACATACTCAAAAACGCAATATGTTACCAAGATAAGGATGTTAACATCGAGGTATAGAGTCACAAGGAAAACTTATAACAAAAACACATGATGTGCAATTACTGGTGGTGAAAGGGAAAATTAGTTCAGGCATCTACATGAGTTAACAATAGTTAGTGGTGCTAGGAAAGGTAAATGAAGACACAAGAAGATTATACTATAACAATTAGAAACAAATTTTATGGCCCCTCATTTTGAGCAGCAATGTATCCATCAGCAAGCTCAAAGGgataaaatgattcatataatcaAATCCCAATTAGTTGCAATCTACAACTTGTTATTATAGTTGTAGTTTAAAGTCTAAACTTTTAAATACAGTGTGCATGTCCTGAGTATCCACAAGTGAACAAATAGAGAATAATGGAACCAAAGCCTGGTATCACCATTACCACAATATACAATGGAAACAATTAGCTATTCTAAACAAAATAGACATCTTGTAAGCAAACATTTAGAAAAACAAATAGATTCCTAGAGGTATATCGGAATGCATATATTCAACAAGACAAGTGTTGCATTTGCAAGCAAATAAAGCAGCCAATTAGATAAGGTACTTTTGATTAAGTCATCAATGCCTTCCCAAAACAAAACCTTCATTCCAGCATCCTCAGCATAAATAGAATGGAAAAGGGAACAACTGTCCCTTCGGTAAGGTCCAATGATTTTACTAGATTAAGAACTGTGATGTGGCACCTTACCATGTGATGTTAAACCCTAATCGAACTGAGGACTGGAACAAAATTCTGTCAGAAACTTAAGATACTTTAAGATGCAAAAACAATCAGTTTTTTTAAGCTCTTTATttacttttcatttttttcttttcatagctGACAGAACGATCAAGTAAGCTCTCTGTTCCAGTGAACAAGTGAATTAATCAACAATCATCAATCAAGAGTTGATCAACAACATTTAACAAACAAAAAGGATGACCACCTCGTTGTTCTGTCACGTTGGTATTATTAACACTTTGCAAGCTATGCAGAATCTCATAGACCAGCTTTTGCTTCAGCGATCGTGGCAACTTCAATCCCCTCTTCGCTTCTCTGGAGAACTCCTTCGTCAGTTTTCTCACCTATTCTTATCCAGAAAGAACAGAGACGTTTCATCCATCAAAGCCGTAATCCAAAACATATAGAAGACAACTTGAACTTACGAGCTTACCGCTTTAACGAGCTCCACAGGCTCCGCTTCTCTTCGAATCTGAATCGACTCTTCTATTCTCTTGGTCTGATCCACTAGAAATTCCAGAAAACAAAAATCCGCAATAAAACGAAAGGAACCCCCAAAAATAGGTCAGAATTTAGAATCTAAACGAGAAAGGGTCCATCTATGCACCAGAGAACGGATCACTGATGACCCTAGAGGAAGAAGCAAAGAAGAAAGAGCTGTAGAACGATCGAAGCACGAGGAGCGCTGCGACGATGTTGACGCAGCAAACCATGACGGTAATCCGCTTGAAGGAGCAAAAGCGTTTGCTGCCGCCCCTCCCCCACTCCACCGCGGCCCTGGCCATCCCTCCACCTTCGCCTCCTCCGCTTCCGCCGTCGCCGCCCTCATGACATCGTCGCTCCCCCCTCTTCGACAGGCTTCGGGGGTCAGGCGATTCGGTTCTTGCTTAGTGTTCACGCAAAGAGAGGGAGATGGAGATTGGCGATCGGTGGAGCGGCAATGGGGGCGGGACCGAAGTGGGTACTAATCCGTCCCCGCCGAAGAATCTCGCCGTCCAGCGACGGGATCGCGCCTTGCTTCCAGTGGTGCGAAGAGAAAAAGCGAGAACGGTGAATGGAACCCCAAATAAGAAAAGCTGCGACGAGAGCCAGAGACGAATTAATTAGGCAGGTATAAgataaaataaacaaaaagaaagtGTTTTTTTTAGAATAAGCAAAAAAGAAAGTGTTTCGGAATTAAATAGGCaggtaataaaataaaataaacaaaaagaaagtGTTTTATGGAATAAGCAACCGAGAAAGTGTTTCGGAATTAGATCTTATTCTTCCTGACGAGGTGGGATAATGTAATAAATAAAAGCGAAGGTATCTGCGTGGTCATATGTACGGTCGTACACAGGGTTCACCATTTCTACGGGGAAGAACAAGAGCAAGTGGAACAGGGAGTGTTTTCTTCCTCGTGTCTCCATAGGAGAGGTGTTCTCTGTAGAAGATGTACAGGAAATCATCACCCATGTGAGCCGTATTCTCACCCCAGAGTTCCACGATCGGCGGGACCCGCAGCTAC
The window above is part of the Musa acuminata AAA Group cultivar baxijiao chromosome BXJ2-6, Cavendish_Baxijiao_AAA, whole genome shotgun sequence genome. Proteins encoded here:
- the LOC135614242 gene encoding uncharacterized protein LOC135614242 isoform X2, translating into MARAAVEWGRGGSKRFCSFKRITVMVCCVNIVAALLVLRSFYSSFFFASSSRVISDPFSVDQTKRIEESIQIRREAEPVELVKAVRKLTKEFSREAKRGLKLPRSLKQKLVYEILHSLQSVNNTNVTEQRDAAELWRVEKLEEVKRATRTRSNSSIPYQEAKMLKRALESKWPILMEEIGLWTPADVVNSEHNDKPENEQDPEEIIPGRPLPPECHAEPHTDYDGTAVRWGLTHHKESAADCCQACLDQANRAKPGQMKCNIWVYCPSEYGCYSPDIYEHKHQECWLKQAVEPRVNFKDKYSESYRTDHSNAPVVVPWISGVVGA
- the LOC135614242 gene encoding uncharacterized protein LOC135614242 isoform X1, whose protein sequence is MARAAVEWGRGGSKRFCSFKRITVMVCCVNIVAALLVLRSFYSSFFFASSSRVISDPFSVDQTKRIEESIQIRREAEPVELVKAVRKLTKEFSREAKRGLKLPRSLKQKLVYEILHSLQSVNNTNVTEQRDAAELWRVEKLEEVKRATRTRSNSSIPYQEAKLLFVEMLKRALESKWPILMEEIGLWTPADVVNSEHNDKPENEQDPEEIIPGRPLPPECHAEPHTDYDGTAVRWGLTHHKESAADCCQACLDQANRAKPGQMKCNIWVYCPSEYGCYSPDIYEHKHQECWLKQAVEPRVNFKDKYSESYRTDHSNAPVVVPWISGVVGA